A single region of the Enterococcus mundtii genome encodes:
- a CDS encoding YxeA family protein, whose amino-acid sequence MKKLIALLIVLGIFLGGSFIAYDYFYGGETYYTKITTNGEKEVDSADNDMDVSIYVYDQNAYNAQGEEKAVTLREARDRPLKMDAYLKLKVNSRKGVISWEEVTASQVPDKALDQLDQ is encoded by the coding sequence ATAAAAAAATTGATAGCATTATTGATTGTATTGGGAATTTTCCTAGGAGGAAGCTTTATCGCTTATGATTATTTCTATGGCGGTGAAACTTATTATACAAAAATCACCACTAACGGAGAAAAAGAAGTTGACTCAGCAGACAATGACATGGACGTTTCTATTTATGTATACGACCAAAATGCTTACAACGCACAAGGAGAAGAAAAAGCAGTCACTTTACGTGAAGCGAGAGATCGTCCTTTAAAAATGGATGCTTATTTAAAACTAAAAGTCAATTCACGTAAAGGCGTCATCAGTTGGGAAGAAGTAACAGCTTCTCAAGTGCCGGACAAAGCGTTAGATCAATTAGATCAATGA
- a CDS encoding glycosyltransferase family 2 protein: MELYYLVGLFGIIFGLYVLAKRNNKIKPFFSKLTLAFLVVYLIWRLFYTIPNDGVISLTFGLILYVAEFIGLFVYGFFIYLFSNKLSKESMRVHYDEEPFQPSVAAFICTYNEDNKLVIATALAVKALRYPNKKIYICDDGHREELKELAEKYHIGYLTREGNENAKAGNINYALSQTSSDLILLLDADFIVKKNIIYEAIDYFRNPKVALIQYPQTFYNKDPFQLLRKSFYNEQELFMRFLEPALSRENALIHIGTNAIIRRSALEEIGGVPTKSITEDMATGMLLQNAGYETIFINKAYALGITPYTARELSSQRTRWAQGTKQIFDHFKPRKFKGLSRMQKLCYYNSYLYWFTSFQKIIFLLAPTLFMVFDIFIVRSNNNQLLLFFLPPFVMISLSFRLYVPKIRNLTTSHIYDCFVAPIHTRALIKEFFHSEKKFKVTKKELVDSQSFDWRTVFPHMLLFGWIAFASIVALYRLYRGEGYETGYIVTLLWSVYNLYGLFYAILIGKNRTIESDSEALSIVTKKQLSYLSQSFEMYQMSYNGFRLRSKKLVTPTFTPGKAYLFMDEKTGLRINSICKENHGRYATFSFNNLTQASAEELASYYSDQLNAAKQLEFDMETDTLQS, from the coding sequence ATGGAACTGTATTATTTAGTTGGTTTGTTTGGTATAATTTTTGGACTTTATGTGTTAGCAAAAAGAAACAATAAGATAAAACCATTCTTTTCCAAATTAACTTTAGCATTTTTGGTTGTATACTTGATCTGGCGTCTTTTCTACACGATCCCAAATGATGGCGTGATATCATTAACTTTCGGTCTTATTTTATATGTGGCAGAATTTATTGGTTTATTTGTGTATGGTTTTTTTATTTACTTGTTTTCTAATAAGTTGTCGAAAGAGTCCATGAGAGTTCATTACGATGAGGAGCCATTTCAACCAAGTGTAGCAGCGTTTATATGTACGTATAATGAGGATAATAAATTAGTGATTGCGACTGCTTTGGCTGTCAAAGCGTTACGTTATCCAAATAAGAAAATATATATTTGTGATGATGGTCATCGTGAGGAATTGAAAGAACTTGCAGAAAAATACCATATTGGTTATCTGACAAGAGAAGGTAACGAGAACGCAAAGGCAGGAAATATCAACTATGCACTTTCACAAACAAGTAGCGACTTGATTTTGCTTTTAGATGCTGATTTCATCGTTAAGAAAAATATTATTTACGAGGCTATCGATTATTTTAGAAATCCAAAGGTTGCGTTAATTCAATATCCTCAAACTTTTTATAATAAAGATCCCTTCCAATTATTGAGAAAATCATTTTACAATGAACAGGAATTATTTATGCGTTTTTTAGAACCAGCTCTTTCACGTGAAAATGCGTTGATCCATATCGGGACCAACGCTATCATTCGACGCAGTGCTTTAGAGGAGATAGGTGGCGTCCCAACAAAAAGCATTACTGAAGATATGGCAACAGGGATGTTATTGCAAAATGCTGGTTATGAAACGATTTTCATAAATAAAGCTTATGCTTTGGGAATCACGCCTTATACAGCTCGAGAGCTGTCCTCTCAACGGACACGTTGGGCCCAAGGTACAAAGCAAATATTTGACCATTTTAAACCACGTAAATTTAAAGGGTTATCTCGTATGCAAAAATTGTGTTACTATAATTCTTATTTGTACTGGTTTACTTCATTTCAAAAAATCATTTTTTTATTAGCACCAACTCTTTTTATGGTCTTTGATATATTTATTGTTCGAAGTAACAACAATCAGTTATTATTGTTCTTTTTACCACCGTTTGTCATGATTTCTCTTTCGTTTCGGTTGTATGTTCCTAAAATCAGGAATCTTACTACTTCGCATATCTATGATTGTTTTGTCGCGCCGATCCATACTAGAGCATTGATCAAAGAGTTCTTTCATTCGGAAAAAAAATTCAAAGTGACAAAAAAGGAACTTGTTGACAGTCAATCATTTGATTGGCGAACAGTTTTTCCTCATATGTTACTATTTGGTTGGATCGCTTTCGCCTCTATCGTTGCATTGTACCGACTTTATCGAGGAGAAGGATATGAAACAGGCTATATTGTGACACTTCTATGGTCAGTGTATAACCTCTATGGATTATTCTATGCGATTTTGATTGGTAAAAATCGAACAATTGAAAGCGACAGTGAAGCATTGAGCATTGTAACAAAGAAACAACTAAGTTATCTATCCCAATCATTTGAGATGTATCAAATGAGTTATAACGGATTTAGACTTCGTTCCAAAAAATTAGTTACTCCCACTTTTACACCTGGGAAAGCTTATTTATTTATGGATGAGAAAACTGGACTTAGAATCAATTCGATATGTAAAGAAAATCATGGGAGATATGCGACTTTCTCATTTAACAATTTGACACAAGCTTCTGCAGAAGAACTTGCAAGTTACTACAGTGATCAGTTGAATGCAGCAAAACAATTAGAATTCGATATGGAAACCGATACTTTACAAAGTTGA
- the tuf gene encoding elongation factor Tu, translating to MAKEHFDRSKPHVNIGTIGHVDHGKTTLTAAITTVLGKKGLANPQDYASIDAAPEERERGITINTAHVEYETDKRHYAHIDAPGHADYVKNMITGAAQMDGAILVVSATDGPMPQTREHILLSRQVGVKYLIVFLNKVDLVDDEELIDLVEMEVRELLNEYGFPGDDTPVIKGSALKALQGDPEAEAAINELMETVDDYIPTPERDTDKPLLLPVEDVFSITGRGTVASGRIDRGAVRVGDEIEIIGIKPETKKAVVTGVEMFRKTLDYGEAGDNVGILLRGIQREDIERGQVIAKPGSITPHTKFKAEVYVLTKEEGGRHTPFFNNYRPQFYFRTTDVTGTIVLPEGTEMVMPGDNVTIDVELIHPVAIEQGTTFSIREGGRTVGSGMVTEIEA from the coding sequence ATGGCAAAAGAACATTTTGATAGAAGTAAACCACACGTAAACATCGGAACCATTGGGCACGTTGACCATGGGAAGACCACATTGACTGCTGCAATCACGACAGTATTAGGGAAAAAAGGCTTAGCAAATCCTCAAGATTATGCAAGCATTGATGCAGCTCCAGAAGAACGTGAACGTGGGATCACCATCAACACAGCACACGTAGAATATGAAACTGATAAACGTCACTATGCACATATCGATGCACCAGGACATGCGGATTATGTGAAGAACATGATCACAGGTGCCGCTCAAATGGATGGTGCGATCTTAGTTGTTTCTGCGACAGACGGACCAATGCCTCAAACTCGCGAGCATATCCTTTTGTCACGTCAAGTTGGTGTAAAATATTTGATTGTATTTTTGAATAAAGTTGATTTGGTCGATGATGAAGAATTGATCGATCTTGTAGAAATGGAAGTTCGTGAATTATTGAATGAATATGGTTTCCCAGGTGATGACACACCTGTCATCAAAGGCTCTGCATTGAAAGCATTGCAAGGTGACCCAGAAGCAGAAGCTGCGATCAATGAATTGATGGAAACAGTGGATGACTATATCCCAACACCAGAACGTGATACCGACAAACCATTGCTTTTACCAGTTGAAGATGTTTTCTCAATCACTGGTCGCGGAACGGTAGCATCTGGTCGGATCGACCGTGGAGCTGTTCGTGTCGGTGATGAAATCGAGATCATCGGAATCAAACCTGAAACGAAAAAAGCGGTTGTGACAGGGGTAGAGATGTTCCGTAAAACGTTAGATTATGGCGAAGCTGGAGATAACGTCGGAATCTTGTTACGTGGTATTCAAAGAGAAGATATTGAACGTGGTCAAGTAATTGCGAAACCTGGTTCAATCACACCACATACAAAATTCAAAGCGGAAGTTTATGTATTGACGAAAGAAGAAGGCGGACGTCATACACCGTTCTTCAATAACTACCGCCCACAATTTTATTTCCGCACAACAGACGTAACAGGTACGATCGTGTTGCCAGAAGGAACAGAAATGGTTATGCCTGGTGACAACGTAACCATCGACGTAGAATTGATCCATCCAGTGGCAATCGAACAAGGAACGACTTTCTCTATTCGTGAAGGTGGTCGAACTGTCGGTTCAGGAATGGTAACAGAAATCGAAGCGTAA
- the mprF gene encoding bifunctional lysylphosphatidylglycerol flippase/synthetase MprF, with product MFKPIIQWFKSHLRLIKTIFLISVLVIIIRELMTISTLLSADQLAQTFSTIPLWKIGVMFLIGLISILPMIGYDLIFNKLLNQKQKPLYLFETSWMINTINNIAGFGGFVSIGLRSELYGQRKDSKQVMQALSKVFLFLMAGLSLYSLVSFFMVFFTPVAPFLKQYWIWLIAGGLYFPIVFIFTTIKKEGYVGGLSIKSQGQLLLVSLLEWTGVLGTFLAVGYLMEIPIDLWQTIPLFIAASVIGIISMIPGEIGSFDVMMIFGLSALGIPKETVVIWILLYRIFYYFIPFFIGLVFFFKNVGVSIDQRYSGIPKQLATQIARKILVILMYFSGIMLVLSATIPQAFTEFRWLHHINPIKMHFIMQFPSILLGFLFVIMGRGIAARVKRVYWPTIFLILVSLIYVGLNDLSTTGIIFLLLLLGIVIASRNELFRDQFIYSWEWLTIDGLIIGALTVLYIVIGVYNMPTFPHRNHRFISFFLFPSEKIWLSGFLAILAVAFIMILFVHYLQGKKSQVGQELDEAVATTILETYGGNSDSQLIFLKDKRMFTYEKDGEATVLLQFASYNNKCVVMGDPSGKKEDFPEAIEAFIAETDRLCYLPVFYETSEELVMILHEFGYDFIKMGEEGHVSLADFTTSGKKMKGTRAILNRIEREGFTFEVLQPPYSSQQMAELKTISDRWLGSRKEKGFSLGFFSEDYLQRAPIAVVKNDQDELVAFASIMPTYTNDKIGTIDLMRYDPDTAPSGSMDYLFIHLFEYMKEENIRWFNLGMAPLSNVGTSRKSFIQERIAYLVYEFGSHFYSFQGLREYKDKYATNWKSRYTLYSRDSWIAYVMITLLIIDNAPVDQKTKPLNGLKKWFRK from the coding sequence TTGTTCAAGCCAATCATTCAGTGGTTCAAAAGCCACTTGAGACTTATCAAAACGATTTTTTTGATTTCTGTATTAGTGATTATTATTCGTGAATTGATGACAATCAGTACTTTGTTATCTGCGGACCAACTAGCTCAAACATTTTCCACGATCCCACTCTGGAAAATTGGTGTCATGTTTTTGATTGGGTTGATTTCTATTCTACCCATGATTGGATATGATTTGATTTTCAACAAGTTACTAAATCAAAAGCAAAAGCCATTATATTTATTTGAAACAAGTTGGATGATCAATACCATTAATAACATTGCTGGATTTGGTGGCTTTGTCAGTATCGGTTTACGATCCGAACTCTACGGTCAAAGAAAAGATAGCAAACAAGTCATGCAAGCTTTATCTAAAGTATTTTTATTTTTGATGGCGGGTTTATCTCTGTATAGTTTAGTCTCGTTTTTTATGGTCTTCTTTACTCCTGTCGCTCCGTTTCTTAAACAGTATTGGATTTGGTTGATTGCCGGTGGTTTGTATTTCCCCATCGTTTTTATTTTTACCACGATCAAAAAAGAAGGCTATGTTGGTGGTCTTTCAATTAAATCCCAAGGGCAATTGTTACTCGTTTCCTTATTGGAATGGACGGGTGTCTTAGGAACCTTTCTTGCAGTCGGCTATTTGATGGAGATCCCCATCGATCTATGGCAAACAATCCCTCTATTTATCGCTGCTTCAGTTATCGGGATCATCTCAATGATCCCAGGAGAAATCGGTAGTTTTGATGTGATGATGATCTTTGGTTTATCAGCTCTAGGTATCCCTAAAGAAACCGTTGTGATCTGGATCTTGCTTTATCGGATCTTCTATTACTTTATTCCATTTTTCATTGGATTAGTATTCTTCTTTAAAAATGTCGGTGTATCGATTGACCAACGATACTCTGGTATTCCAAAGCAATTAGCGACCCAGATTGCCCGGAAGATCCTGGTGATCTTAATGTATTTTTCTGGCATCATGTTGGTTCTTTCAGCAACGATCCCGCAAGCATTTACTGAGTTTCGTTGGTTGCATCATATCAATCCTATAAAGATGCATTTTATTATGCAATTTCCAAGCATATTGTTAGGCTTCTTGTTTGTTATTATGGGACGAGGCATCGCAGCCAGAGTCAAGCGTGTCTACTGGCCAACCATTTTTTTGATCCTTGTTTCATTAATTTATGTTGGACTGAATGATCTAAGCACTACTGGCATTATTTTCTTACTATTGCTATTAGGTATCGTGATCGCTTCACGTAATGAATTGTTCAGAGATCAATTTATCTACTCGTGGGAATGGTTGACGATCGATGGGTTGATCATAGGTGCATTGACCGTTTTATATATCGTGATCGGTGTTTATAATATGCCCACTTTCCCACATCGTAATCATCGGTTTATTTCATTTTTTCTATTTCCATCAGAAAAAATTTGGTTGTCTGGTTTTCTAGCAATTTTAGCAGTAGCCTTTATCATGATTTTATTTGTCCACTATCTCCAAGGTAAAAAATCACAAGTTGGACAAGAGTTAGATGAAGCGGTCGCCACCACGATTTTAGAAACTTACGGCGGTAATTCAGATAGTCAACTGATTTTTTTGAAAGATAAACGGATGTTTACCTATGAAAAAGACGGGGAAGCAACCGTCTTGTTACAATTTGCTAGTTATAACAATAAGTGTGTGGTGATGGGCGATCCCTCAGGCAAAAAAGAAGATTTTCCAGAAGCGATCGAAGCCTTTATCGCAGAAACAGATCGCTTATGCTACTTGCCAGTCTTTTATGAAACGAGCGAAGAACTGGTTATGATCCTTCATGAATTTGGCTATGATTTTATCAAAATGGGCGAAGAAGGCCATGTTTCGTTAGCCGACTTCACGACTTCTGGGAAAAAAATGAAAGGCACACGTGCGATACTGAATCGCATCGAACGAGAAGGATTCACGTTTGAGGTACTTCAGCCCCCATATTCATCCCAACAAATGGCTGAGCTTAAAACCATTTCTGATCGTTGGCTAGGCAGTCGCAAAGAAAAAGGCTTCTCATTAGGTTTCTTCTCAGAAGACTATTTACAGCGAGCACCGATTGCAGTCGTCAAAAACGATCAAGATGAGTTGGTCGCTTTCGCTTCGATCATGCCGACTTATACGAATGATAAGATCGGAACGATTGATTTGATGCGCTATGATCCAGATACTGCCCCTTCCGGCAGCATGGACTATTTATTCATCCATCTTTTTGAATATATGAAGGAGGAAAATATCCGATGGTTCAATTTGGGTATGGCTCCTTTGTCTAATGTTGGGACTTCAAGAAAAAGTTTCATTCAAGAACGGATTGCTTATCTAGTCTATGAATTTGGCTCACATTTCTATTCTTTTCAAGGGTTGAGAGAATACAAAGATAAATATGCCACCAACTGGAAATCTCGCTATACACTTTATTCAAGAGATAGTTGGATCGCTTATGTAATGATCACGTTATTGATCATTGACAATGCGCCCGTTGATCAAAAAACAAAACCTTTGAATGGCTTAAAAAAATGGTTCCGTAAATAA
- a CDS encoding alpha/beta fold hydrolase gives MKREKKFAKMADGTDIYYEKSGHGFPLLLLHGNDGSGDFFSEQVPVLEQYFTIYLIDSRGHGQSTNQAGTLNFRLMADDLLTVMLLEQILQANILGFSDGANLALVFSSNYPDRVNRLILNSGNTRLNGVLWSSRLLSAFHYFFVWLRALFQPHLRQHLLVIDLLLHDIGLTTEHLEKINCPTLIIVGKKDVIKLKHSLYLAKTIPNASFVLVTGQGHQLARQNPERFNQEVLDFLTK, from the coding sequence GTGAAAAGAGAAAAGAAATTTGCAAAAATGGCAGATGGTACTGACATCTATTATGAAAAAAGTGGACATGGATTTCCCCTCTTGCTACTTCATGGAAATGACGGGAGCGGTGATTTCTTTTCAGAACAAGTGCCCGTTTTAGAACAATACTTTACGATCTATCTCATCGATAGTCGCGGGCATGGACAATCGACAAATCAAGCAGGAACATTGAATTTTCGTTTGATGGCAGATGATTTATTGACAGTCATGCTGCTGGAACAAATCTTACAAGCGAATATCTTGGGATTTAGTGATGGAGCCAATCTTGCCTTAGTTTTTTCAAGCAATTATCCAGATAGGGTCAATCGCTTGATTTTAAATTCGGGTAATACACGGTTGAATGGGGTTCTCTGGTCCTCACGACTACTCAGTGCTTTTCACTATTTCTTTGTTTGGTTGCGCGCACTGTTCCAGCCACATTTACGTCAGCATTTATTGGTCATCGATTTATTGCTTCATGATATTGGCCTCACGACAGAACATTTAGAAAAAATCAATTGCCCAACACTGATCATCGTCGGTAAAAAAGATGTCATCAAACTGAAACATTCGCTTTATTTAGCGAAAACGATCCCTAATGCTTCATTTGTTCTCGTCACAGGACAAGGACACCAATTAGCTCGCCAAAACCCAGAACGCTTCAATCAAGAAGTTTTAGACTTCTTGACAAAATAA
- a CDS encoding lysozyme family protein yields MKKKRKSIFRMIVGLFVFTILATILFLFGRTYQSIKRVENYQPEISSALEKYQMQEHENLVKAIILTESRGNGVDLMQSSESAYGQMEAITTQEGSIDQGVKYLSEMIAEAKALGCDLATAIQAYNFGKDYIAYVNKRGGKNTVRLAEEYSRDVLSPLLGNDNKKTYRYWRIQSLLYNGGYLYHNGGNMFYADVVKMNQQFLEWYENIF; encoded by the coding sequence ATGAAGAAAAAAAGAAAATCAATCTTCCGTATGATCGTAGGTCTATTTGTCTTCACGATTCTGGCAACGATTCTTTTTCTATTCGGTAGAACATATCAATCGATCAAGCGTGTAGAAAATTATCAGCCAGAGATTTCGTCAGCATTAGAAAAGTATCAAATGCAAGAACATGAGAATCTAGTGAAGGCAATCATACTTACTGAATCAAGAGGAAATGGTGTCGATTTGATGCAAAGTTCGGAAAGTGCCTATGGACAGATGGAGGCGATCACGACACAAGAAGGAAGTATTGACCAAGGAGTCAAATACCTCTCAGAGATGATAGCTGAGGCGAAAGCATTAGGTTGCGATCTGGCGACAGCGATCCAAGCGTACAATTTTGGCAAAGACTATATTGCTTACGTCAACAAAAGAGGCGGGAAGAACACGGTCCGTTTAGCCGAAGAGTATTCTAGGGATGTGTTGAGTCCGCTTTTAGGCAATGACAACAAAAAAACCTATCGCTATTGGCGAATCCAGTCATTATTGTATAATGGTGGGTATTTATACCATAATGGTGGTAATATGTTTTATGCAGATGTAGTGAAGATGAACCAACAGTTTCTTGAATGGTATGAAAATATTTTTTAA
- a CDS encoding DUF368 domain-containing protein has translation MEKRENTTKDWGLRFFKGMFIGSGFILPGVSGGALAAVFGMYERLISFLAHITRNFKENVLFFLPVGLGGVTGVFLLSFLVSFLLGAYETTILWFFVGCIAGTVPALWKESGKKGRNNTDLIIMVVTFILGYLFLLYGARLFDGQVEQNVYTWMMAGGLIGLGMIVPGLSPSNFLVYMGLYKAMADGFKEVRLEVIIPIAIGGIVCVLGLSKVMDFIFSKAYSKLFHFILGIVFASTIMIIPTNYSGLGILGILACLVLFIAGAALGWWMSRLEEQYK, from the coding sequence ATGGAGAAAAGAGAGAATACAACGAAAGATTGGGGATTAAGATTTTTCAAAGGAATGTTTATCGGCTCAGGATTTATCTTGCCGGGAGTGAGCGGAGGAGCTTTAGCAGCAGTATTTGGAATGTATGAGCGGCTGATTTCTTTCTTAGCACATATCACTAGAAACTTTAAAGAAAACGTCTTATTCTTTTTACCAGTCGGCTTAGGTGGTGTCACTGGTGTATTCTTGCTGTCTTTTTTAGTCAGTTTTTTACTAGGGGCCTATGAAACAACGATTTTGTGGTTCTTTGTGGGATGTATTGCTGGAACGGTGCCCGCTTTATGGAAAGAGTCAGGGAAAAAAGGCCGAAACAATACAGATCTCATTATTATGGTTGTGACATTTATTTTAGGTTATCTTTTCTTGTTATATGGTGCCCGTTTATTTGATGGGCAAGTAGAACAAAATGTCTATACCTGGATGATGGCAGGCGGTTTGATTGGTCTCGGAATGATCGTTCCTGGATTAAGTCCATCGAATTTTTTAGTTTATATGGGACTGTATAAAGCGATGGCTGATGGATTTAAAGAAGTGCGTTTAGAAGTGATCATTCCTATTGCAATCGGCGGAATCGTGTGTGTACTAGGTCTTTCCAAAGTAATGGATTTTATTTTCTCAAAAGCTTATAGCAAATTATTCCATTTTATTCTAGGCATTGTTTTTGCATCCACGATCATGATCATTCCTACAAATTATAGTGGACTTGGCATTTTAGGTATCTTGGCATGTCTAGTGTTATTCATTGCTGGTGCTGCACTAGGCTGGTGGATGAGCCGTTTAGAAGAGCAGTATAAGTAG